Within the Enterobacter bugandensis genome, the region CGAAATTACTGCAAACGCGGGTTGAAGGCGGTGACTCCCTTCTGGCAAGCCTGAAACGTGGCGATCGCGCTGCACTGGCCGCTTTTACCGATGACGCAAACCAACTGGATGAATGGATTGTGGGATTTTCCCGTGCCTTAACGCCCGGAGAGCCCGCTTCACACAAGCTGGCTAAACAGGGCTATTTCCCGGTAGGTGAAAATTACCATCTGCTGAGCCCGTTATATGCCACCTCGCTTGTTCATGCCATGCATCAGAAAATGATTGCCTTCCGTTTTGGCGACGATGTTAAAGCCATCTGGAAAGCGCGCCGGGAGAAAACCTGGCATCCCACTCCGCTGACGCTTTTCCCGCATTCAGCGGAAATACACTTTGGTGGCACCAAACCGCAAAACATTTCCTATCTCAACAGCGTCCGCGGCGGGCGTATCTGGCTGCTTTCCTGTCAGCCGCCGCAGTGGAAAAAAGCAGACAAGCCGCCGACGACGTTACGTTCTATTTTCACTTCAGGTGGTCAGTTTGATCGACGTGCAAACAGCACTGTTCAACTGCTTGTGTCTTTACTGGCCAGAACCGGTGATTACACCAACGTCCGTATTCGCGAAGCGCGTGATGAATACATTGATGCGCTTATCGACCTGCTGTTTGTGGTGGCGTCAGAACTACAGCGTGATACGTGGCAAAACTGGACGCTCTCGTGCGAACGATTAGTCACTCATCAACAACTCTGGCTCGATCCCTGGCGCACCAAAACCGATGAGGCTTTTCGGCTCGAGCGGGATAAAGACGACTGGCAGGTTAGCGTCGCGACAGATTTTGCCCTGTGGCTTAACGCGCGTCTGAGCAAGGTGTTGAAGGACCTGGGGTATGTGGAACAGCGTGAATGGCAAACCCGTGAGCGTTTACGCAGTAACCTGCGTGAGATGGAAAAAATTATCCGGGAGGCGCTGAAATGAGTTCCTTGATCCTGCTTCGCCGTATCAGCGTCGAAAACGCCAACGCGATTGCTGGCCTGACTTACGGTTTCCCCGCCATTACCCATTTCCTGGGATTTGCCCATGCGCTGTCGCGCAGGTTGACCGAAACGCACGGGCTGCGCATTGATGGCTGTGCCGTGGTCAGCCACGAACAACAGATCCATGCTCACACGTCTGGCCGCGATTATCAGTTTGCCCTGACCCGCAATCCGCTTACACGGGACGCGAAAACGGCCTCCTTTAACGAAGAGGGGCGCATGCATATGACGGTTTCGCTGCTGCTCGAGTGTCACGGGGAAATCCCCAACGGTGAATACGGGCAGCGCGACCTGGCCGAGTTTCTGTCTCAGGTGTGCCCTACGCTCCGGCTGGCCGGAGGAATCATCGTGGATATCCAGAATATTTCCGTTATGGCGATGCCTGCCAGCGCTCAGGAGATGGGCCGATTACAGTGGCAACTGATGCCGGGCTTTGCTTTACGCGACCGAAGTAGCTGGCTGGGCGAACATCATCAAATGCTTCTTGAGAACGATCCTAACGCCACGCTGCTTGACGCCTGGCTGGATTTTGCTGCGCTAAAAATACAGGCCGAAACGCCGGAAGACGGCAACATACGCGAAGGTGAACCGGCCAACTGGCATGTTGTTCCCAAACCCAATTCCGGTTATCTGGTGCCATTAATGACCGGCTACCAGCGTATCTCTGAACTCTATGCCCCCGGCGTCGTGGCAAACGCGCGCGATGCGGAAACGCCCTTCACGTTTACGGAAGCCGTGTATGGCGTGGGCGAGTGGTGCGGTCTGCACCGTATTCGGTCACTGGACGAGATTTTCTGGCGTTATCGCACGACGGAAACGGGCTATTACTGTCAGGGCGCGGGCGCGCCAGTGACAACTGAACATCTTAATTAAAAAGGACTTATCTATGGCAAAGGCTCCAACGGCCGTTAAAACGGCATCCGTACTGGCATTTGAACGTAAGCTGGCAACCTCGGATGCGGTGATGTATTCCGGAAGCTGGCAGGGCAAGCAGTGGCAACCGATCCGTATACAGGAAAAAGCGGTCCGCGGTACGATTTCGAACCGCCTGAAAAATGCCCTGACCAACGATCCGGCTAAACTGGATGCCGAGATCCAGAAAGCGAACCTGCAGCGTGTGGATGTGGCGGCGCTACCTGCCGATGCAGACACCCTGAAGGTGAAGTTTACCCTGCGTGTGCTGGGTAACCTGTCGACGCCATCAGTGTGTAACGATCGCGCCTATCAGGATGAACTTCAGCAGGTTATCGACGGCTATATCAGTGAACACGGTTTTGCAGAACTGGCGCGCCGCTACGCAACTAACCTGGCGAACGGACGTTTTTTATGGCGTAACCGCGTCGGTGCAGAAAAAATTATCGTGACCGTGACGGGCAGTAAGTCATGGACGTTTGATGCGTACAGTTATGCGCTGCGAGATTTTTCTGCCAGCGACGAGAGCCTAAACGCACTGGCCCAGGAAATCGAAAAAGGGCTTAGCGGCGAAGGTTTTGTGCTGTTGAACGTCGAAGCGCAGGTGCTACTCGGTGCCGGACAGGAGATCTTCCCGTCGCAGGAGCTGGTGCTGGACAGCAACAGCAGCAAGAGCCGCCTGTTGTATCAGGTAGACAGCGTAGCGGGCATGCATTCGCAGAAAATCGGTAATGCCATTCGAACTATCGATACCTGGCACCCTCAGGTAGATGCGCTGGGCGCT harbors:
- the csy2 gene encoding type I-F CRISPR-associated protein Csy2, whose protein sequence is MSSLILLRRISVENANAIAGLTYGFPAITHFLGFAHALSRRLTETHGLRIDGCAVVSHEQQIHAHTSGRDYQFALTRNPLTRDAKTASFNEEGRMHMTVSLLLECHGEIPNGEYGQRDLAEFLSQVCPTLRLAGGIIVDIQNISVMAMPASAQEMGRLQWQLMPGFALRDRSSWLGEHHQMLLENDPNATLLDAWLDFAALKIQAETPEDGNIREGEPANWHVVPKPNSGYLVPLMTGYQRISELYAPGVVANARDAETPFTFTEAVYGVGEWCGLHRIRSLDEIFWRYRTTETGYYCQGAGAPVTTEHLN
- the csy1 gene encoding type I-F CRISPR-associated protein Csy1 — encoded protein: MSVEALSAFIAEYIAGRRQTKLEAFDKEAAKRSDTDSATLAAERRDLELRYEPKAWLTDAAKRAGQINLVTHAAKFTHGDSKSSSIYSEAVALEGYLSTAALSGLEPDAVGNAAALDVAKLLQTRVEGGDSLLASLKRGDRAALAAFTDDANQLDEWIVGFSRALTPGEPASHKLAKQGYFPVGENYHLLSPLYATSLVHAMHQKMIAFRFGDDVKAIWKARREKTWHPTPLTLFPHSAEIHFGGTKPQNISYLNSVRGGRIWLLSCQPPQWKKADKPPTTLRSIFTSGGQFDRRANSTVQLLVSLLARTGDYTNVRIREARDEYIDALIDLLFVVASELQRDTWQNWTLSCERLVTHQQLWLDPWRTKTDEAFRLERDKDDWQVSVATDFALWLNARLSKVLKDLGYVEQREWQTRERLRSNLREMEKIIREALK
- the csy3 gene encoding type I-F CRISPR-associated protein Csy3 translates to MAKAPTAVKTASVLAFERKLATSDAVMYSGSWQGKQWQPIRIQEKAVRGTISNRLKNALTNDPAKLDAEIQKANLQRVDVAALPADADTLKVKFTLRVLGNLSTPSVCNDRAYQDELQQVIDGYISEHGFAELARRYATNLANGRFLWRNRVGAEKIIVTVTGSKSWTFDAYSYALRDFSASDESLNALAQEIEKGLSGEGFVLLNVEAQVLLGAGQEIFPSQELVLDSNSSKSRLLYQVDSVAGMHSQKIGNAIRTIDTWHPQVDALGAIAVEPYGSVTSRGVACRQPKEKMDFYTLLDNWVTKGQKPDVEQQHYVMAVLIRGGVFGEKGE